The Candidatus Poribacteria bacterium genome segment ATGATGTCTCCGGTGGCTCGAATTGCAGCGTAAAGAACATCTCGCGTCGGATGGACGGCGAGTATGCTAGGCGCGCTGTAGACTGTGACTTCTCCGTGGGCAGTAAGTGCGGCTGTTTCAGGAGACATCTTGAAGATGGAAATTTTGTTTTCACCTGCGATAGAAACGTATACATAGAGGTTCGATTTTGTTGGATCCATTGTGTCCCTCGTTGGTCCAGGAATATGTTGCTAGAGTGGAGTTGTTGGGATTTTATTCAATCCTGCTGTGCCTGTCAAGCATTTTCACGTGGGATTGCCCTCATACATTTCTTGTTTACCTTGGAATTTGGTGATATAATGTGGTAAAAATTAAGTCACAGTTGAGGGAGGCCCAACTATGAATGCAAAATCCGTTACCCTCGAAGAATTCTTGGCAAACGACTACGAATCTTATGAGTACATAAAGGGAGAACTTGTATCGATGGGCGATCCAACGATGGAACATGGGGAAGTGAGCTCTAATCTCGTTATTTTACTAGGGACCTACATACGTCAGCATCAATTGGGCCGAATTTACACAGCAGAAACTACGTTCCAAGTCGGGCAAGGTGGACGTAAACCGGATGTAGCGTTTATTTCACAGGATCGGCTCCCCGAAAACAGACGTCAAGCCAGTCCCATCCCGCCGGACCTTGCCATCGAAGTCGTTTCGCCAACTGATAAAACCTACGAAATTCAAGAAAAGGTGTCGGAATATCTC includes the following:
- a CDS encoding Uma2 family endonuclease encodes the protein MNAKSVTLEEFLANDYESYEYIKGELVSMGDPTMEHGEVSSNLVILLGTYIRQHQLGRIYTAETTFQVGQGGRKPDVAFISQDRLPENRRQASPIPPDLAIEVVSPTDKTYEIQEKVSEYLDAGAHMVWVVEPVLKTVTVYRSPSDIKTLTINDHLTGENVIEGFQCSVAEIFD